A window of the Microcoleus sp. bin38.metabat.b11b12b14.051 genome harbors these coding sequences:
- a CDS encoding tetratricopeptide repeat protein has product MSITPSGESILAQLGIEPTAIKIIKPPWKRNKYRAVVNWLMKYKPLSDVTNIEKIKGLVEAFYHLCEVEAWKEAGNIPSVTLNTPTNEKLHNQLQTWGYYREQIDLYSKLLGKLNSEWDATCLGGLGNAYQFLGDYTRAIEFHEECLAIAREKGYRKGEGNALGNLGNAYSSLGDYTRAMKLYQQNLVIAGEIGNRRGEAGALGSLGNVYHALGDYARAIDFHQQCLAIEQEIANRWGEGAALGNLGNAYLSQGDYTHAIEFHQKRLAISQQIGNPQGEGETLGNLGIAYYYQGDYRQAISYFEQKLAIAREIGDRRGEGSALTNLGNVYESLGKYSQAISCFHKHLAIAQAIGDRRGEGAALSNLGTVYRATGDYRQAISCFEQALAIAQQIKNRRGEGMVLGNLGIVHNSLGDYRQAISYFEQDLAIAREIGDRSGEGAALGNLGVAYRSIGDYYQAISFFKQRLAIAQQITDRWGEGMALGNLGIAYNSLGNYQQAILYFEKRLVIARELEDRPGEATVLGNLGVVYRSLGNYPQAISYFEQHSTIANEIGDRAGVGRAMGNLGITLMKLKQHSKALEYLQTAVSISRSIEDHATEAIVISNLAILHDKLGDRLLALEYCDRALSIATELNIPLEKDCRDLKKQLEHSHE; this is encoded by the coding sequence TTGTCCATCACACCATCCGGTGAATCCATACTGGCACAGTTGGGTATCGAGCCAACTGCTATAAAAATTATTAAACCACCTTGGAAACGCAACAAATATAGGGCTGTAGTAAACTGGTTAATGAAATATAAACCCCTATCTGATGTTACTAACATTGAAAAAATCAAGGGTTTAGTGGAAGCATTTTATCATCTTTGTGAAGTAGAAGCTTGGAAAGAAGCAGGTAACATACCTTCAGTTACCCTCAATACCCCCACTAATGAAAAATTACATAATCAGCTACAAACTTGGGGTTATTATCGGGAACAGATCGATTTATACAGCAAACTTTTAGGCAAATTAAACTCCGAATGGGATGCTACCTGTCTAGGGGGTTTGGGGAATGCCTACCAGTTTCTAGGAGACTACACTCGTGCGATTGAGTTCCATGAGGAATGTTTAGCGATCGCACGAGAGAAAGGGTATCGAAAAGGCGAGGGTAATGCGCTGGGGAATCTGGGCAATGCCTACTCGTCCCTGGGAGACTATACCCGTGCGATGAAGTTATATCAACAGAATTTGGTCATTGCAGGGGAGATAGGTAATCGTCGAGGGGAAGCAGGAGCGTTGGGCAGTTTGGGTAATGTCTACCATGCTCTGGGAGACTACGCCCGCGCGATTGATTTTCATCAGCAGTGTTTGGCTATTGAACAAGAGATAGCTAATCGTTGGGGAGAAGGGGCTGCACTGGGGAATCTGGGCAATGCCTACTTATCTCAGGGAGACTATACCCATGCGATTGAATTCCATCAGAAGCGTTTGGCAATCTCACAGCAGATAGGCAATCCCCAAGGTGAAGGGGAGACGTTAGGCAATCTGGGTATTGCCTACTATTACCAAGGAGATTATCGTCAAGCGATTTCTTACTTCGAGCAAAAATTGGCGATTGCACGGGAAATTGGCGACCGCCGGGGAGAAGGCTCAGCATTAACTAATCTAGGCAATGTCTACGAATCATTAGGAAAGTATAGTCAAGCGATTTCATGTTTTCATAAACATTTGGCGATCGCACAGGCAATTGGAGATCGCCGGGGAGAGGGGGCTGCACTAAGTAATCTGGGTACTGTTTACAGAGCGACCGGAGATTATCGTCAGGCAATTTCCTGCTTCGAGCAGGCTTTGGCGATTGCACAACAAATTAAAAATCGTCGGGGAGAAGGGATGGTTTTGGGAAATCTGGGTATTGTCCATAATTCCTTGGGAGATTATCGTCAAGCAATTTCCTACTTCGAGCAGGATTTAGCAATTGCACGGGAAATTGGCGACCGTTCGGGTGAAGGAGCCGCACTAGGTAATCTGGGCGTTGCTTACAGATCTATAGGAGATTATTATCAAGCGATTTCCTTCTTCAAGCAGCGTTTAGCGATCGCACAACAAATTACAGATCGTTGGGGAGAAGGTATGGCACTGGGTAATCTGGGTATTGCTTACAATTCTCTGGGAAATTACCAACAAGCAATTTTATATTTTGAAAAACGTTTAGTTATTGCACGAGAATTGGAAGATCGTCCAGGGGAAGCTACGGTTCTTGGTAATCTGGGTGTTGTCTATAGATCATTAGGAAACTATCCTCAAGCAATTTCCTACTTCGAGCAGCATTCTACAATAGCAAATGAAATTGGAGATCGGGCGGGTGTTGGAAGAGCTATGGGTAATTTAGGAATCACTCTAATGAAACTTAAGCAACATTCAAAAGCATTGGAATATTTGCAGACAGCAGTCAGTATTTCACGAAGCATTGAAGATCATGCTACTGAGGCTATAGTGATCTCTAATTTAGCAATACTTCACGATAAGTTAGGCGATCGCCTTCTGGCTCTTGAGTATTGCGATCGCGCCTTATCCATTGCCACAGAGTTAAACATACCCTTGGAAAAAGACTGTAGAGACTTAAAAAAACAATTAGAACACAGCCATGAGTAG
- a CDS encoding Uma2 family endonuclease, translated as MTQSVDRVVLPPAFPDHTQLPESDGTFVNNFQEHPQSLILTDSIGPILQERHPDGQYAIGQDSGIYWRETDPAEKGAEAPDWFYVPNVPPNLEGQIRRSYVLWREHIAPLIALEFASGNGDEERDSLRDSFAARTPLSRTDEGVLTKPGKFWVYEQVMRIPYYGIYQINSGRLEVYRLIDGYYRLLELNERGHFAIAPLGVELGLWQGSYQNQTMLWLRWWDEEGNLLLIGDERAELERLRGEQQREIADRAEQARQAEFQARRAAIPRLLGMGLSAQQVAEALGLSVEEVVEDG; from the coding sequence ATGACCCAGAGCGTTGACCGCGTTGTTCTACCTCCTGCTTTTCCAGACCACACTCAATTACCAGAGTCGGATGGTACTTTTGTGAATAATTTTCAGGAGCACCCGCAAAGTTTAATTTTAACTGATTCGATCGGCCCGATTTTGCAGGAGCGACATCCTGACGGACAATATGCGATCGGTCAAGATAGCGGCATTTACTGGCGAGAAACCGATCCAGCAGAGAAAGGTGCAGAAGCTCCTGATTGGTTTTATGTTCCCAATGTACCTCCAAATTTAGAGGGGCAAATTCGCCGTTCCTACGTGTTATGGCGGGAACACATAGCACCGTTAATTGCGTTGGAATTTGCGAGTGGTAATGGCGATGAAGAGCGCGATTCCCTTCGGGATAGCTTCGCCGCGCGTACTCCATTATCGCGCACTGATGAAGGAGTGTTGACGAAACCCGGAAAGTTTTGGGTTTACGAACAGGTGATGCGAATTCCCTATTATGGCATCTACCAAATTAACAGCGGCAGATTAGAAGTTTATCGGTTGATTGACGGGTATTATCGGCTGTTGGAACTTAACGAGCGGGGTCATTTTGCGATCGCACCTTTAGGCGTAGAATTGGGACTTTGGCAAGGAAGTTATCAAAATCAAACCATGCTGTGGCTGCGCTGGTGGGATGAGGAAGGTAATTTGCTGTTGATTGGCGATGAAAGAGCCGAATTGGAGAGATTGCGGGGGGAACAACAACGCGAAATAGCCGATCGAGCAGAACAAGCACGACAAGCTGAATTTCAAGCAAGAAGGGCTGCAATTCCCCGGTTGCTGGGAATGGGTTTGAGTGCCCAACAGGTGGCGGAGGCGTTGGGTTTATCGGTGGAGGAAGTTGTGGAGGATGGTTGA
- a CDS encoding tetratricopeptide repeat protein: protein MSSLNKLITGEQQVIEKVDMMPPGESILVALAIDPYTLKFIKSHWQRTQYRAVINWLTKYQSQPNASNLEKVKGLLEAFHHLFEIAAWNQALTILVVKIFNHENDQLHNQLFSWGYYKEISALYTKFLENLDFLNPDYKTIFLYGMGKVYYAQGNLTKAINYYQQALDLARTLPASQQEGAILNCLGVAYQSLGNDTQAIDCYWQDLLLAWKNKNCQGEAAVLNSLGFMFCQQEKFHKAIKYQKESLRILRQSDNLSDQGRVLGSLAQAYGGLEKYDEAIKYHQHHLKIMQDMKDRAGEAEALCNLGITMAKQKETQLNKPLEFEDYSQALQYLEEALEICREIGIGLTEINVLWNLAGIYQKLGQKNLVLKYSQLALNIANKLGIPIKSFKQLRFD from the coding sequence ATGAGTAGCCTGAATAAGTTGATTACTGGAGAGCAACAGGTTATCGAAAAAGTTGACATGATGCCTCCCGGTGAGTCAATTCTGGTGGCACTGGCAATTGACCCCTATACCCTTAAATTCATCAAATCTCACTGGCAACGTACCCAGTACCGAGCAGTAATTAACTGGCTTACGAAATATCAATCCCAGCCCAATGCTTCCAATTTGGAAAAAGTGAAAGGTTTACTAGAAGCCTTTCACCATCTTTTTGAAATAGCAGCTTGGAATCAAGCTTTAACAATTTTAGTTGTTAAAATTTTTAATCATGAAAATGACCAGCTTCACAATCAACTTTTTTCCTGGGGCTATTACAAAGAAATATCAGCATTGTACACAAAGTTTTTGGAGAATTTAGATTTTCTAAATCCTGACTATAAAACTATTTTTTTATATGGTATGGGAAAAGTGTATTATGCCCAAGGAAACTTAACAAAAGCGATTAACTACTATCAACAAGCATTGGATCTTGCGCGTACACTTCCCGCTTCTCAACAGGAAGGAGCAATTTTGAATTGTCTAGGTGTTGCTTACCAATCTTTGGGTAATGATACTCAAGCAATTGATTGCTATTGGCAAGATTTATTACTGGCATGGAAAAACAAAAACTGCCAAGGAGAAGCTGCTGTACTAAACAGCTTGGGATTTATGTTTTGTCAACAGGAAAAATTCCACAAAGCAATCAAATACCAGAAAGAAAGTTTGAGAATTCTACGTCAAAGCGATAATCTCTCCGATCAAGGAAGAGTATTGGGAAGTCTGGCACAAGCTTACGGTGGTTTAGAAAAGTACGACGAAGCTATTAAATACCATCAACACCATTTAAAAATCATGCAGGACATGAAAGATCGTGCAGGGGAGGCAGAGGCATTATGTAATCTTGGAATTACTATGGCAAAACAGAAGGAAACACAACTAAATAAGCCTTTAGAATTTGAAGATTATTCACAAGCACTGCAATATTTGGAGGAAGCTCTAGAAATTTGCAGAGAAATTGGTATCGGGTTAACCGAAATTAATGTACTATGGAATTTAGCAGGAATTTATCAGAAGTTAGGTCAGAAAAATTTGGTTCTTAAATATTCCCAACTCGCTTTGAATATTGCCAATAAACTAGGCATACCAATTAAATCGTTTAAACAGTTACGATTTGATTAG